A window from Hemibagrus wyckioides isolate EC202008001 linkage group LG17, SWU_Hwy_1.0, whole genome shotgun sequence encodes these proteins:
- the LOC131368357 gene encoding uncharacterized protein LOC131368357 isoform X2, whose amino-acid sequence MESFVTSLDGFLNEETETQAVAEESSVKEKERKKKTRRGRRAGRRRKNKNQVNKAEVDETGNLIQAEAVESANITSAVENASGEKEKKRRMRGSRGGVKKRLRAKKAGDKAEVEAEAEAVVEAEAEVEAETEAVDAEAEVEGEKEAETETGAEADVTVEAVAEAEAQTQVEFDADAEAEADTLESKSGDADTENSTSAEESTNIKKQKKKRTKKSGDEAEEKRKSGSTKQKWMRLKTWFRKKLGLKL is encoded by the exons ATGAGGAAACCGAGACTCAGGCTGTTGCTGAGGAAAGCAGCGtcaaagaaaaggagaggaagaagaagaccaGGAGAGGGAGACgagcaggaagaagaagaaagaataaaaaccaGGTCAACAAAGCag AAGTAGATGAGACTGGAAACTTGATCCAGGCTGAAGCTGTTGAATCAGCGAACATCACATCTGCTGTGGAAAACGCCAGTggtgaaaaggaaaagaaaaggcgGATGAGAGGGTCACGAGGCGGAGTAAAAAAGAGGCTTCGGGCCAAGAAAGCAG gtgATAAGGCAGAAgttgaggctgaagctgaagctgttgttgaagctgaagctgaagtGGAAGCCGAGACTGAAGCAGTCGATGCTGAGGCTGAGGTCGAGGGCGAGAAGGAAGCTGAGACTGAAACTGGTGCTGAGGCTGATGTGACAGTTGAGGCtgtagctgaggctgaagctcAGACTCAAGTTGAgtttgatgctgatgctgaagctgaggctgacACTTTAGAAAGCAAGTCAGGAGATGCTGACACAGAGAACAGCACATCAGCTGAGGAAAGCACCAACATtaaaaagcagaagaagaaacGGACCAAAAAGTCAGGAGACGAggcagaagaaaaaagaaagtccGGGTCAACAAAGCag aaatggaTGAGGCTGAAAACATGGTTCAGGAAGAAGCTGGGGCTGAAGCTGTAA
- the LOC131368357 gene encoding uncharacterized protein LOC131368357 isoform X1 → MESFVTSLDGFLIDEETETQAVAEESSVKEKERKKKTRRGRRAGRRRKNKNQVNKAEVDETGNLIQAEAVESANITSAVENASGEKEKKRRMRGSRGGVKKRLRAKKAGDKAEVEAEAEAVVEAEAEVEAETEAVDAEAEVEGEKEAETETGAEADVTVEAVAEAEAQTQVEFDADAEAEADTLESKSGDADTENSTSAEESTNIKKQKKKRTKKSGDEAEEKRKSGSTKQKWMRLKTWFRKKLGLKL, encoded by the exons TAGATGAGGAAACCGAGACTCAGGCTGTTGCTGAGGAAAGCAGCGtcaaagaaaaggagaggaagaagaagaccaGGAGAGGGAGACgagcaggaagaagaagaaagaataaaaaccaGGTCAACAAAGCag AAGTAGATGAGACTGGAAACTTGATCCAGGCTGAAGCTGTTGAATCAGCGAACATCACATCTGCTGTGGAAAACGCCAGTggtgaaaaggaaaagaaaaggcgGATGAGAGGGTCACGAGGCGGAGTAAAAAAGAGGCTTCGGGCCAAGAAAGCAG gtgATAAGGCAGAAgttgaggctgaagctgaagctgttgttgaagctgaagctgaagtGGAAGCCGAGACTGAAGCAGTCGATGCTGAGGCTGAGGTCGAGGGCGAGAAGGAAGCTGAGACTGAAACTGGTGCTGAGGCTGATGTGACAGTTGAGGCtgtagctgaggctgaagctcAGACTCAAGTTGAgtttgatgctgatgctgaagctgaggctgacACTTTAGAAAGCAAGTCAGGAGATGCTGACACAGAGAACAGCACATCAGCTGAGGAAAGCACCAACATtaaaaagcagaagaagaaacGGACCAAAAAGTCAGGAGACGAggcagaagaaaaaagaaagtccGGGTCAACAAAGCag aaatggaTGAGGCTGAAAACATGGTTCAGGAAGAAGCTGGGGCTGAAGCTGTAA